One genomic window of Solanum dulcamara chromosome 10, daSolDulc1.2, whole genome shotgun sequence includes the following:
- the LOC129871491 gene encoding uncharacterized protein LOC129871491 isoform X3 — translation MGKMLLEFQSNKGDILPPHKFGTHDVVVLKPNKADLGCPALGQGVVYRLKDSSITVAFDDLPEEGLNNPLRLEKLANEVTYRRMKDTLIQLSKGVLKGPASDLVRVLFGERPPTMSKKDVNFTPINCNLDHSQKDAISKALSSKDVFLLHGPPGTGKTTTVVELILQEVKRGSKILACAASNIAVDNIVERLVPHRVKLVRLGHPARMLPQVLDCALDAQVLRGDNSSLANDIRKEMKALNGKLLKAKDRNAKRDIRRELKSLSREEHKRQQLAVTDVIKNADVVLITLTGVLTKKLDGLSFDVVIIDEAAQALEIACWIALLKGSRCILAGDHLQLPPTIQSVEAEKKGLGKTLFERLADFYGDEIMSMLTVQYRMHELIMNWSSRELYENKIEAHSSVASHMLYQLEDVKKSPSTEKALLLIDTAGCDMEEKKNEEDSTLNEGEAEVAIGHAKRLVESGVRASDIGLITPYAAQMLVQVVFLKTLKSNVDKLKEMEISTVDGFQGREKEAIIISMVRSNSKKEVGFLSDRRRMNVAVTRARRQCCLVCDTETVSGDKFLKGLIEYFEEHGEYLSASEYGNE, via the exons TTTGGCACTCATGACGTCGTTGTTCTGAAGCCAAACAAAGCTGATTTAGGCTGTCCTGCACTTGGACAGGGAGTTGTCTATAGACTAAAG GACTCATCTATTACTGTTGCTTTTGATGATCTCCCTGAAGAAGGTCTGAATAATCCTTTACGCCTTGAGAAACTGGCAAATGAG GTGACTTACCGTCGGATGAAAGACACATTGATACAATTAAGTAAAGGTGTGCTGAAGGGCCCTGCCTCTGACTTAGTACGTGTTCTTTTTGGGGAGAGACCACCAACAATGTCTAAGAAGGATGTCAATTTCACTCCTATAAATTGCAACCTTGATCACTCGCAG AAAGATGCCATTTCGAAGGCACTTTCATCCAAGGATGTATTTTTGTTGCATGGGCCTCCTGGAACTGGGAAAACGACCACTGTTGTTGAGTTAATTTTGCAGGAAGTCAAACGTGGTTCAAAGATTCTTGCTTGCGCTGCTTCAAATATTGCTGTTGATAACATTGTCGAGAGACTTGTTCCACACAG AGTGAAACTGGTGAGATTGGGACATCCTGCACGTATGCTTCCACAAGTATTGGATTGCGCTCTAGATGCCCAG GTTCTACGTGGTGATAATAGTTCTCTTGCAAATGACATCCGCAAGGAGATGAAG GCATTGAATGGGAAATTATTAAAAGCTAAAGATAGAAATGCAAAGAGGGACATCAGGAGGGAGCTCAAGTCTCTTTCCAGAGAAGAGCATAAAAGGCAGCAGCTAGCAGTAACAGATGTTATTAAGAATGCGGATGTAGTGCTGATAACATTGACTGGGGTATTGACCAAAAAGTTGGATGGCTTATCATTTGATGTGGTTATTATTGATGAAGCTGCTCAGGCGCTGGAAATAGCATGCTGGATTGCTTTATTGAAG GGTTCAAGGTGTATATTAGCTGGAGATCATCTCCAGCTTCCTCCAACCATTCAAAGTGTAGAAGCTGAAAAGAAAGGACTGGGAAAGACACTTTTCGAACGTTTAGCAGATTTTTATGGAGATGAAATCATGTCAATGCTCACTGTTCAGTACCGCATGCATGAACTGATTATGAACTGGTCATCCAGAGAGCTGTATGAAAATAAG ATTGAAGCTCATTCAAGTGTTGCTAGCCATATGCTATATCAGCTTGAGGATGTGAAGAAATCACCTTCTACAGAAAAAGCCCTTCTGCTCATAGACACAGCTGG GTGTGAcatggaagaaaaaaagaatgaggAAGATAGCACATTAAATGAAGGTGAAGCTGAGGTTGCCATTGGCCATGCAAAGAGACTAGTTGAAAGTGGAGTCCGAGCTTCTGATATTGGACTAATCACTCCTTATGCAGCACAA ATGCTTGTGCAGGTTGTTTTCTTGAAAACACTCAAAAGCAATGTAGACAAATTAAAAGAAATGGAGATTTCGACTGTTGATGGTTTCCAGGGTCGAGAAAAAGAAGCTATTATCATTTCTATGGTCCGATCAAACTCAAAGAAAGAG GTGGGATTTCTTAGTGACAGAAGGAGAATGAATGTTGCTGTGACACGAGCAAGGAGACAGTGCTGTCTTGTATGTGATACTGAGACAGTCAGTGGTGATAAATTCTTGAAGGGATTGATTGAGTACTTTGAGGAGCATGGTGAATATTTGAGTGCTTCAGAGTATGGAAATGAATAG